In Centroberyx gerrardi isolate f3 chromosome 14, fCenGer3.hap1.cur.20231027, whole genome shotgun sequence, the genomic stretch AATGTAGACTACACATTTCCCATGGAAATCTGGAAAATATGTAGACTACATTTGCCGGTTAATGTGAGTGGAAAATGCTAGTCACAGTAATGCAAGGGTCTTTCACAGTCATTGAATGCTCTGCTGACATATTATCCATATCCATATTAGGATGTCGACcgaaaatatggaaaaaaataatagtaaaattGGCCTCAGATGCACTCCATCCTCAGCTTGTGATGCGGATCAACCAGGAGAATGTGTAATGTTTGGCTACATTAATGAATGTCCCGCGCCTCACAGATCTCACAGAAGCCAATCAGAAGAGGTAATTTGGCCATGTGGTACGTTGTACCCACAACAAAATGTAGTTACCTGGTAGTGACAAGAGTATGACAGCGCCTCGCACTACTGTGACTAGCATTTTCCACTCACATTAACCAGCAAATGTCCACAATTACCAGATTTACCTTGGGAAGTGTACATATTTACCGCCCCGCCCACACATTTTCcggtaaatgtatacatttaccaTTTCCTCACATTTACCATAACatataggctataggctatAGGCTTAAATACAGGTTATGCCATCCTAAGATCCTGAACACCCACAACCTCTGGACTTGTCTAACAAATATTTTTGATTCTATAAATATTGCTGTGCATGTTCTCTGAACCTAAACAGTTTTATACATGCGATTCAcctgctgaaaataaaaaagcatgACCCTCCCCCATAAATAGGTCTTTTACCATGTACTGAGAGTCCCTGAACAGCTCCTTGCCAGACACCTTGCTAAGGTTGGCCACCTGAAGTCCACTTGACTGTTCCACAACATAGTTGTCCTGGTTATTAGTCCTGGACAAATATGCATACAGAAAACATCATGTTTAACTTTACAACAATTATAATTAACAATGACAAGCCACTATAAAGGCAGATGACCTTCAGATTTGTAAGGAAAGACTAGTCATCGCATTAGTCATGTTTGATATTCTTGAATAAAACCATGATGAGGAAACTGCACCATTTCACAGTGAGGTTGATGTAGACCAAAAGCTGTCGTTTTCCACGGCACGTCCCACACTGCTTTGCTCCTTGGCCATGACAGTGGCTGCAACTGTAACAGAATAATGTCACATGACTGTCAGCAACTGTTCAGAAACTACATATTGTATAATAAACGTATTATATTTATTGTCCCTATTATTTTGCTGGAAATTTATTGTTATGCAATGAGAGAATACttacttctctctccctctgccattACAGTGGCTGCATCGATCGTCTCCGTGGCGATAACCAGATCCATTGCACACCCAACAAACTTTCTGACGGGgcaagaaaacacagaaatgacaGGATGATCAGATGAACTCTGTACAGGTCCCAAAGCAACCTCTGATGAAGCCTGTGAAAATTACTTACATTACCAGCACCAGAACAATCTTTGCAAGGATTTCTCCCCATCCCCAAACACAGATGGCAGTTCTGTAGATGAAATGGTACTCATCAGGAAAAATGGCAAAAACCAATATCAATAGCAATGAAGTATGAAagtactatttttttttctccaaacatattttacatattagTGCTCTAATGAGGATTTACCTTCACAGATGACGTGTAGGGAACCTTGACAACCTGCTTGCCATCCTGAAAGAAACTGGGGGTTTTAGCAGGAATATCCCAAGGCCCTGGAGGTGGCTGGGAGTAGGCGTCGACTGGTTGGCCTGATCCAAGAAAACAACATATTCAATTGGTGCTGAGCAGTCAGTCATGCTCAacagctgactgacagcagaaGAGAAAAGATTAAACTCAATGATACACTAGGGAATAATAACATACCATTGTACGGCTCCTGGCTCCACTCTGTAGATCTTGACTCAGTAAACGTTTCCAGCCGATACTGAGataaagcagaggagaaaattCATGATGCACAAGACAAGTTATTTTCTTGAATCTGGTTTATATTGAATGATTTAATGTTGTTTGCTTTAGTTATTCAACATCTAAAAAGACAACAGACTCCTTTTTTAATCTTTCTAATATGATTCTTTCATCTAAAATTTTCTGAGGCCTTgaccccgcccacacacacacacacacacacacacacacacacaccctccattTTTGAGAAGACTTAAAAAAAGAACTCCTGTATAACATGGGGAGTTAAAGAAAACTAGCTTTTGATATTTAATGCAGCAACGTTGAAATTCATCATCCATTCAgtgttactattttgtaaatTGCAAATATTCTCTTTGAAACAAAGGCAGCTGACCATAATAAACAAGGAAACAAGGACTTCGAGCCCATTCAGTCCCTCTACGAGCAAGCTGtcataaagcaagcacacaaaatTCTCGAGGACCCACAACATATCCTCTCCTCAGAATATGAACTGTGAGGGTGTGCCACAACTGTAAACACTTAAAATTTTCTTATCAGTGGACACTTGATGCAAATGGACTATATATTATTGATAATCTTTTACTACGACTGCACAGCACTTTATTGTGATCAAATGTGTTGCCTCTTGACAGACATTGTGATACCTTGCACAGATAACTTATAATTGCtttactgtcttaatgtgtcttgttatgttgtcttgtttaatgtgtcttttatatGGAGCAACTGTATGCAGCATTGTGCCCGAGACAAATTTCCCTtctgggacaataaagtatattctgttctattctataaTGTAGATGGAAACAAACTTGGTGTCCTGACTTTATAGCATTTGGATAAAGTGCTTCCTCTCACCCTGTATGTATTAAACGCCTCCATGTTGGTTATCACACCGTCCTTCGCTGGTGCTGAATTGTAGCAGCACTTACTGGAGGCAAACAGGACAAAGGCCCCCCGGGCAGTGTCTTCAGTTATTGATGGGATGCTGTGAGACAAAGATGTGTGTGTTATATCCCACGAGGAAGTCAAAGCGGATGcacagtgtgttttcatttctgctttattagacaggacagttgagagagacaggaaagggggaagagagagggggatgacatgcaacaaagttCCCAGGTCGGATTTGAAccgatttgaacccaggatgtcgcGGTTGCATAGTACGTGCCTTAAAACATATCCAAACCTTTTGCAGTGTTTGCTGCAGTCAATTCAAAAAAGCAAGCCTTACTTCCAGTGTGGTTGTGAAGGTCCGGGTTCAGGCTGAGGAACTGGGTAGGCAGGCATGGGAGGAGGCAGGAATCCACCTACAGTAGATTAGTTAGGCAATTTTAGGCATGACGAAAGTTTAGATCGACATAACTCATCAAATCATTGCTTAGTCATCAGAGAAATCACTGTGTTTCACAAGACTTTTTAAAATCTGACAATATTTTGAGGACATCCTGTGTCATAGAGGCTGTCAGTGGCGACAAACAGGACCACTACGGACTCAGAGCCGCATACTgtacctcctcctccagccactGTTCCTTCATAGCCAGGCACACTGTCAAACATGCTGGCCGGAGGAGCGCTGGGGCCGTGGGACTCGGCTGTGGGTGGGGCAAACATTGCTGAAATAAACCAGACAAACCAGTTCAGTGGTAGAAATGCACTGGGGTTCTTGTATCTTGTAAAAAATCTTGTAAAATAACACATAACACAGTGAACATATCAAAAACACTTGCCCTGCTGTCCACTGTTCAATCTAACAGACAATACTGCTGTTTCTTTGTCTTCCTAAAGTGTAACGTGCTAATTAGACTTTACATGAAAGACCAAGACTAAAAGTGACTTACCTTGTCCCTCCATGTGATCAGACATCTAGAAATGTTTTACTACACAGCAAAGCTAGACTAAAGTCCCTGTCTCCTGACAAACATTCAATTCAGTCTACTAGTCCACACAAGTGAGTAGTCTACTGACAGTGCCAGAGCGAGCAGCGCTGTCAAGCTCACAAGCTCACCTGCACGTAGAAAATGACGTCACGAAAATAGTATAACTTCAAGAATGGTCGttcgtgtgtgcgcgtgtgtgtcaaggtgtgtgtgtgtgtgtgtgtgtgtgtgtgtgtgtgtgtgtgtgatatgtgagACCACTGAAGCATGGTATAGAGTATTACATGTGATAATATGAATGTTATAGCAACATGGCTTCAAGTtcaatgtaataataaaaatatttatgGGACCTACCAGGTGCCCCCTCTGCGGTAGGTATGTAACCCTGATTCGTCGCTCCGTAAAAATCGTGACCACTGCAAGTAACGGGAAACAACAGGCCGTGAAACATAAAACAAGACACTATACTTAGTTTGGAGTAtgaacccccccaaaaaacataaAGCAAAGCTCACCTTGCGAGTGGTTTATGTTCCATTTTCCACCAGCTGAAAAATAATTCGacacaaaaaatataaagaagGTTAGTATTAAATAAGAGACAATCTTGAAACGCTCGACTAAATCAAAAGCAGAAATCATGTGACAAAAAGGTAGATCATTTACTTTTTATACTCCGCCCATATCCTGTAGATTTTCTCAGTTATATGCGTCCTCTTTAGAGTTGGATATTAGAAACACTTTCACTTTGTGGTGTTGGGCTACCAGGCCACCCCGCGATACACGAGCTGTAAAGATATTAATGTAAGTTTGAGCAATCACAACACGCTATAATAGTCCAGG encodes the following:
- the ssuh2rs1 gene encoding protein SSUH2 homolog isoform X1 gives rise to the protein MEHKPLASGHDFYGATNQGYIPTAEGAPAMFAPPTAESHGPSAPPASMFDSVPGYEGTVAGGGGGFLPPPMPAYPVPQPEPGPSQPHWNIPSITEDTARGAFVLFASSKCCYNSAPAKDGVITNMEAFNTYRYRLETFTESRSTEWSQEPYNGQPVDAYSQPPPGPWDIPAKTPSFFQDGKQVVKVPYTSSVKNCHLCLGMGRNPCKDCSGAGNKVCWVCNGSGYRHGDDRCSHCNGRGRENCSHCHGQGAKQCGTCRGKRQLLVYINLTVKWTNNQDNYVVEQSSGLQVANLSKVSGKELFRDSQYMVYPVMGFPDPAVVRSAERLVSEHQGKYSRTSRILQQRQTIELIPITKVTYMWKGSSHIYFVYGNEFKVSADDYPATCCCTVM
- the ssuh2rs1 gene encoding protein SSUH2 homolog isoform X2 produces the protein MSDHMEGQAMFAPPTAESHGPSAPPASMFDSVPGYEGTVAGGGGGFLPPPMPAYPVPQPEPGPSQPHWNIPSITEDTARGAFVLFASSKCCYNSAPAKDGVITNMEAFNTYRYRLETFTESRSTEWSQEPYNGQPVDAYSQPPPGPWDIPAKTPSFFQDGKQVVKVPYTSSVKNCHLCLGMGRNPCKDCSGAGNKVCWVCNGSGYRHGDDRCSHCNGRGRENCSHCHGQGAKQCGTCRGKRQLLVYINLTVKWTNNQDNYVVEQSSGLQVANLSKVSGKELFRDSQYMVYPVMGFPDPAVVRSAERLVSEHQGKYSRTSRILQQRQTIELIPITKVTYMWKGSSHIYFVYGNEFKVSADDYPATCCCTVM